A part of Halobaculum sp. MBLA0143 genomic DNA contains:
- a CDS encoding FAD/NAD(P)-binding protein, which translates to MAVDETEPTVAVVGGGLHGVCAAAHLRAAGLSVDDVCVLDPHPELLACFTERTRRCGTRTLRSSVAHHVGADCSLVEFADDRDRAVELVSTTDYPRRPTLELFLDHARHVVARQRLDDCHVQTTVTGVAREGDGYRLSTRAGPVVADRVVLAVGVDAGLTYPDWARELPATAPVTHVWADDAAPSRLVDRPGRVAVVGGGATAGQFACRLATEVETETTLLCRRPLRVQQAEAPAVWTEWDHLAETLHTLPPGSPDRHRLVRSARADGTVPPYLKVRLTKARDRDRLAAHVREVTAAGPTTDGVRLRLSDGATVVAGTVVLATGLEAVSAHPIVARVAEELGLARDDEGYPVACDRTLAWRRRDGSRSGVFPVGAAAVTTVGPLAPNLAGARLAADRLVPQLAPAEA; encoded by the coding sequence GTGGCAGTCGACGAGACGGAGCCGACGGTCGCCGTCGTCGGCGGAGGGCTCCACGGCGTCTGTGCCGCCGCACACCTCCGTGCGGCCGGGCTGTCGGTCGACGACGTGTGTGTCCTCGACCCACATCCGGAGCTGCTGGCATGCTTCACCGAGCGCACCCGCCGGTGTGGCACGCGGACGCTCCGGTCGTCGGTCGCCCACCACGTCGGCGCCGACTGCTCGTTGGTCGAGTTCGCCGACGACCGCGACCGGGCCGTCGAGCTCGTGTCGACGACCGACTACCCGCGACGGCCGACGCTGGAGCTGTTCTTGGACCACGCGCGCCACGTCGTCGCCCGCCAGAGGCTCGACGACTGTCACGTCCAGACGACCGTCACGGGCGTCGCCCGCGAGGGTGACGGGTACAGGCTGTCGACCCGTGCGGGGCCGGTCGTCGCCGACCGAGTCGTGCTCGCGGTCGGCGTGGACGCCGGGCTCACCTACCCGGACTGGGCCCGCGAACTGCCGGCGACGGCCCCGGTGACACACGTCTGGGCGGACGACGCGGCGCCGTCGCGGCTGGTCGACCGGCCCGGGCGGGTGGCCGTCGTCGGCGGCGGGGCGACGGCCGGGCAGTTCGCCTGTCGGCTGGCGACGGAGGTGGAGACGGAGACGACGTTGTTGTGTCGGCGGCCGCTGCGGGTGCAGCAGGCGGAGGCGCCGGCCGTCTGGACGGAGTGGGATCACCTCGCGGAGACGCTCCACACCCTGCCGCCGGGGAGTCCCGACCGCCACCGACTCGTCAGGTCGGCCCGCGCCGACGGCACCGTGCCGCCGTATCTGAAGGTGCGGCTGACGAAGGCGCGCGACCGCGACCGGCTGGCCGCCCACGTCCGCGAGGTGACGGCCGCGGGGCCGACGACCGACGGCGTCCGACTCCGGCTGTCGGACGGGGCGACCGTCGTCGCCGGGACGGTCGTGCTGGCAACCGGGCTGGAGGCCGTGTCGGCACACCCGATCGTGGCACGGGTCGCCGAGGAGTTGGGGCTGGCACGCGACGACGAGGGCTACCCCGTCGCGTGTGACCGGACGCTCGCCTGGCGGCGCCGCGACGGGAGTCGGTCGGGGGTGTTCCCGGTCGGGGCCGCGGCGGTGACGACCGTCGGGCCGTTGGCGCCGAACCTCGCGGGCGCCCGGCTGGCGGCCGACCGACTCGTGCCGCAGTTGGCGCCGGCGGAGGCGTGA
- a CDS encoding amphi-Trp domain-containing protein, with translation MTTPGDEPTTVAAQLRGLAADLGAGGPLTLDLGEGSARLHPSDPVRLELERDGRRRQLEVTLAPVTDHAGPTPTASDTTGGDGEPAGGES, from the coding sequence GTGACTACACCTGGAGACGAGCCGACGACCGTAGCGGCACAGCTTCGTGGGCTGGCGGCTGATCTCGGCGCCGGCGGCCCGCTGACACTCGACCTCGGGGAGGGGTCGGCCCGACTCCACCCCTCCGACCCCGTGAGACTGGAGTTGGAGCGTGACGGCCGACGCCGGCAGTTGGAGGTGACGCTCGCGCCGGTGACCGACCACGCCGGACCTACGCCCACCGCGAGCGACACGACGGGCGGCGACGGGGAGCCGGCCGGCGGGGAGAGCTGA
- the thiE gene encoding thiamine phosphate synthase, with translation MRVEYGTYLVTQATLSDGRPTDEIVAAALEGGVDVVQVREKGRSARERLELARRLREPTAEAGVPLIVNDRVDVAAAADADGVHLGDEDLPVADARAQLGSGALIGRSVSTVADAEAAVAAGADYLGVGAVFETSSKDVDDEESGIGTERVRAIADAVSVPIVGIGGIDADNAADVVAAGADGVAVISAITGADDPAAATASLGEAVETGRERRATRAGGPEQ, from the coding sequence ATGCGAGTCGAATACGGAACGTACCTCGTGACCCAGGCGACCCTCTCCGACGGGCGACCGACGGACGAGATCGTGGCGGCGGCGCTCGAGGGAGGGGTAGACGTGGTGCAGGTGCGCGAGAAGGGTCGGTCGGCCCGAGAACGGTTGGAACTGGCCCGACGGCTCCGCGAGCCGACGGCCGAGGCGGGCGTTCCGTTGATCGTCAACGACCGCGTGGACGTGGCCGCCGCCGCGGACGCCGACGGCGTCCACCTCGGCGACGAGGACCTCCCGGTGGCCGACGCCAGAGCGCAACTGGGCTCGGGCGCGCTGATCGGCCGGTCCGTCTCGACCGTCGCCGACGCGGAGGCGGCCGTCGCCGCCGGCGCAGACTACCTCGGTGTCGGCGCCGTCTTCGAGACGAGCTCGAAAGACGTCGACGACGAGGAGTCGGGGATCGGGACGGAACGAGTCCGAGCAATCGCCGACGCCGTGAGCGTCCCGATCGTCGGGATCGGCGGGATCGACGCCGACAACGCCGCGGACGTGGTCGCGGCCGGCGCGGACGGCGTGGCCGTGATCTCGGCGATCACCGGCGCGGACGACCCCGCGGCGGCGACGGCGTCGCTCGGGGAGGCGGTCGAGACCGGCCGGGAGCGCCGCGCGACGCGGGCCGGGGGGCCAGAGCAGTGA
- a CDS encoding glycosyltransferase family 4 protein — MRICLVTHRYPPQSGGVETHVKAVATRFVDRGHDVTVVAADAGDDGARRERRDGVRVRRVRAFAPGDNLYVAPGVVAAVRQCCRSWNPDVVHVHNYHAIPFALGGLTAAYEAVPVVATPHYHGGSDDTLRDRLLAVYRPLGAATLRRAAAVLPVGDWERRQLATDFGVEGTVVPNGVVRERFQSATPASTDRPYLLSVGRLEAYKGVQHAVAALEVLPEYDLRVAGAGPYRETLAERARAAGVADRVEFLGYVADERLPGLYAGAAATVALSTHEAYGLTVGESLAAGTPAVVRTAAALSDWTGDDGVVGVSEVDPSTVGEAVRTAVDGPAPDPTAVPTWAETTDRLLAVYRDHRD, encoded by the coding sequence GTGCGGATCTGTCTCGTCACCCACCGCTACCCGCCACAGTCCGGCGGCGTGGAGACCCACGTCAAGGCGGTCGCCACGCGGTTCGTCGACCGGGGCCACGACGTGACCGTCGTGGCCGCCGACGCCGGCGACGACGGCGCACGGCGGGAGCGGCGCGACGGCGTCCGGGTGCGTCGCGTCCGAGCGTTCGCCCCCGGTGACAACCTCTACGTCGCCCCCGGGGTCGTCGCGGCCGTCCGGCAGTGCTGTCGGTCGTGGAACCCGGACGTGGTCCACGTCCACAACTACCACGCGATCCCGTTCGCGTTGGGTGGACTCACCGCCGCCTACGAGGCGGTGCCGGTCGTCGCCACGCCACACTACCACGGCGGGAGTGACGACACACTCCGCGACCGGCTGTTGGCCGTCTACCGACCGCTGGGGGCGGCGACGCTCCGGCGGGCCGCGGCGGTGTTGCCGGTCGGCGACTGGGAGCGACGGCAGTTGGCGACCGACTTCGGCGTCGAGGGGACGGTCGTCCCGAACGGCGTCGTCCGCGAGCGGTTCCAGTCGGCGACGCCGGCGTCGACCGATCGCCCCTACCTCCTGTCCGTCGGTCGGCTGGAGGCGTACAAGGGCGTGCAACACGCCGTCGCGGCGCTGGAAGTGCTCCCGGAGTACGACCTCCGGGTGGCCGGCGCGGGGCCGTACCGGGAGACGCTGGCCGAGCGGGCGCGGGCCGCGGGCGTGGCCGACCGCGTCGAGTTCCTGGGGTACGTCGCCGACGAGCGGCTGCCAGGGCTGTACGCCGGCGCGGCGGCGACGGTCGCGCTGTCGACACACGAGGCGTACGGACTGACGGTCGGGGAGTCACTGGCGGCGGGCACGCCCGCGGTCGTCCGGACGGCGGCGGCGTTGTCCGACTGGACGGGCGACGACGGCGTCGTCGGCGTCTCCGAGGTCGACCCGTCGACGGTCGGCGAGGCCGTCCGGACGGCCGTCGACGGGCCGGCGCCGGACCCGACGGCCGTCCCGACGTGGGCGGAGACGACGGACCGGCTGCTCGCCGTCTACCGCGACCACCGGGACTAA
- a CDS encoding TIGR04053 family radical SAM/SPASM domain-containing protein, which yields MFHPRAPSVGVFDTSRRPIVLVWEVSRACDLACDHCRAAATPARHPDELGTAEGKRLLEAAAAFGDGQIVILSGGDPLKRPDLAELIAHGTDLGLRLALTPSGTTSLTRERLARLADAGLARLALSFDAADPAVHDGHRGESGVFQETLRAARWADDLGLELQVNTTVCERTVDELPAVRDLVAELGVTRWAVFFLVGVGRGETLTPVAPERTDRVFDWLHDVRATSEFAVKTTEAPAFRRVDLERRGVDPASLTPTRGPPATRPAARAGDGFAFVSHVGEVYPSGFLPVSVGNVREASLVERYRESDLFERLRDTGALTGKCGVCPYRQVCGGSRSRAYAETGDPLGPDPSCPYEPPAVEGEASTEGN from the coding sequence CTGTTTCACCCCCGGGCCCCGTCTGTCGGTGTGTTCGACACGAGCCGCCGACCGATCGTGCTCGTCTGGGAGGTGTCACGCGCCTGTGACCTGGCGTGTGACCACTGTCGCGCGGCGGCGACGCCGGCACGACACCCGGACGAGCTCGGGACCGCGGAGGGGAAGCGACTGTTGGAGGCGGCCGCCGCGTTCGGCGACGGCCAGATCGTGATCCTGTCCGGCGGCGACCCGCTGAAGCGGCCGGACCTGGCGGAGCTGATCGCCCACGGGACGGACCTGGGACTGCGGCTGGCGCTCACTCCCAGCGGCACCACGTCGCTCACCCGCGAGCGGCTGGCGCGGCTGGCCGACGCCGGGCTCGCCCGGCTCGCGCTGTCGTTCGACGCCGCCGACCCGGCGGTCCACGACGGCCACCGGGGGGAGTCGGGTGTGTTCCAGGAGACGCTCCGGGCGGCGCGGTGGGCCGACGATCTCGGCCTGGAACTCCAGGTGAACACGACCGTCTGTGAGCGAACCGTCGACGAACTCCCGGCGGTTCGGGATCTCGTCGCCGAGTTGGGCGTGACGCGGTGGGCCGTGTTCTTCCTCGTGGGCGTCGGCCGGGGGGAGACGCTGACGCCCGTGGCCCCGGAGCGGACCGACCGCGTGTTCGACTGGCTCCACGACGTGCGGGCGACCAGCGAGTTCGCCGTGAAGACGACGGAGGCACCGGCGTTCCGACGTGTCGACCTCGAACGGCGGGGTGTCGACCCCGCGAGCCTGACGCCGACACGCGGGCCGCCGGCGACGCGGCCGGCGGCCCGCGCGGGCGACGGGTTCGCGTTCGTCTCGCACGTCGGCGAGGTGTACCCCTCCGGGTTCCTGCCGGTCTCCGTCGGCAACGTCCGCGAGGCGTCGCTCGTGGAACGCTATCGAGAGAGTGACCTGTTCGAACGGCTGCGGGACACGGGGGCGCTGACCGGGAAGTGTGGCGTCTGTCCGTACCGGCAGGTGTGTGGCGGGAGTCGCTCGCGGGCGTACGCCGAGACGGGCGACCCGCTCGGGCCGGACCCGTCGTGTCCGTACGAGCCGCCGGCTGTCGAGGGGGAAGCGAGCACGGAGGGGAACTGA
- a CDS encoding DUF4129 domain-containing protein, which yields MGHDPARAATVGVLALLLVLTASLFPAGGFGSYPGADRAGVADDDSTGTGLSALDDADATTSTPAQQATPTPTATPTPTPEPTDDDSDPPSGGFDGPDLNLGAVILWGGGLLLVALLAAVGLSAAGTVAAAETLPDGRLPRVRLFLAAVPRATVAVLLGSGGVVASLSGTVARLGSGVGGVGLGGLAAFARGIGAAAGGLATGVASLSLPSLSLPTGGLSLSTPDRGTETTAGAASGSATAATDPTPEPTDDGPTGPQTVREAWARFPAQVPGVAGRVETRTPGELARTAVAAGLPADAVETLTAAFRRVRYADDVGETDRTAALAAFDRLRRGADDDSDTRADDDTDGGGSS from the coding sequence ATGGGACACGACCCCGCACGCGCCGCGACAGTCGGCGTGCTCGCCCTCCTCCTCGTCCTCACGGCGTCGTTGTTCCCCGCCGGAGGGTTCGGGAGCTACCCCGGAGCCGACCGGGCGGGCGTCGCCGACGACGACTCCACAGGCACTGGTCTCTCCGCGTTGGACGACGCGGACGCGACGACGTCGACGCCGGCACAGCAGGCGACGCCGACCCCGACGGCGACGCCGACACCGACGCCGGAGCCGACAGACGACGACAGCGATCCGCCGAGCGGCGGGTTCGACGGCCCGGATCTGAACCTCGGCGCCGTGATCCTCTGGGGCGGTGGACTGCTGCTCGTCGCGCTCCTGGCCGCTGTCGGCCTCTCGGCGGCCGGCACGGTCGCCGCGGCCGAGACCCTCCCGGACGGCCGACTCCCCCGGGTCCGGTTGTTCCTGGCGGCGGTGCCGCGGGCGACCGTCGCGGTCCTGTTGGGTTCGGGCGGCGTGGTCGCCTCGCTGAGCGGGACGGTCGCCCGGCTCGGCTCCGGCGTCGGAGGCGTCGGTCTGGGCGGGCTGGCGGCGTTCGCCCGAGGCATCGGGGCCGCCGCCGGCGGGCTGGCGACCGGCGTCGCCTCGCTGTCGCTGCCGTCGCTGTCGCTGCCAACCGGCGGGCTGTCGTTGTCGACGCCGGACCGCGGCACGGAGACGACCGCCGGTGCCGCGTCCGGCTCGGCGACCGCCGCGACCGACCCGACCCCGGAGCCGACCGACGACGGCCCGACCGGCCCACAGACCGTCCGAGAGGCGTGGGCCAGGTTCCCAGCGCAGGTGCCCGGCGTCGCCGGCCGCGTAGAGACGCGGACCCCCGGTGAACTCGCCCGGACGGCCGTCGCGGCCGGGCTGCCGGCCGACGCGGTCGAGACGCTCACCGCGGCGTTCCGGCGAGTTCGGTACGCCGACGACGTCGGCGAGACGGACCGAACGGCCGCGCTCGCGGCGTTCGACCGACTCCGACGCGGCGCGGACGACGACTCGGACACCCGCGCGGACGACGACACCGACGGAGGTGGGTCGTCGTGA
- a CDS encoding glycosyltransferase — MNPRRLLSVLAGLVAATGLPYLVFAALSVVWDPEGSPADKRRDHRPTVSVVLPTYDEAEIVESKLQSICSWDYPMERVEVVVVDSSDDDTPEIVESFFTDRVTPSLTLIEEDERRGLAVALNEAYAAAENEVIVKTDCDSRVAADAVREAVANLADPAIGAVTGRNAEVLGGSAVERGYRDVQARIQTLESHLDSTFVFHGPFSAFERDAVVPVDDDSIADDTELALRIRRGGDRVVFDPAIRYMEAAHSEFRKRRRQKDRRAMGLVRLLWRQRDALFRPQYGLYGAVVLPFNFWATVVSPWLVAGGVAVATLAGLALAGPVGLAVPLAVYAFVLAGSRDALGDLQPVYSLFDTQVSLFRAALKLLAGEGDGTWEVDAELREAYD, encoded by the coding sequence GTGAACCCGCGCCGTCTCCTCTCCGTGTTGGCGGGGCTCGTCGCCGCGACGGGGCTGCCGTACCTCGTGTTCGCCGCCCTCTCCGTCGTCTGGGACCCCGAGGGGTCACCGGCCGACAAGCGACGCGACCACCGCCCGACCGTCAGTGTCGTGTTGCCGACGTACGACGAGGCGGAGATCGTCGAGTCGAAGCTCCAGTCGATCTGTTCGTGGGACTACCCGATGGAGCGCGTGGAGGTGGTCGTCGTCGACTCCAGCGACGACGACACCCCGGAGATCGTGGAGTCGTTCTTCACGGACCGGGTGACGCCGTCGCTCACGCTGATCGAGGAAGACGAGCGCCGTGGGCTCGCGGTCGCGTTGAACGAGGCGTACGCCGCCGCCGAGAACGAGGTGATCGTGAAGACGGACTGTGACTCCCGGGTCGCGGCCGACGCCGTCCGGGAGGCCGTCGCCAACCTCGCGGACCCGGCGATCGGCGCCGTCACCGGCCGGAACGCCGAGGTGTTGGGCGGCAGCGCCGTCGAACGCGGCTACCGCGACGTGCAGGCCCGGATCCAGACGCTGGAGTCGCACCTCGACTCCACGTTCGTGTTCCACGGTCCGTTCTCGGCGTTCGAGCGGGACGCGGTCGTCCCGGTGGACGACGACTCCATCGCCGACGACACGGAGCTGGCGCTGCGGATTCGCCGCGGCGGTGACCGCGTGGTGTTCGACCCCGCGATCAGGTACATGGAGGCGGCCCACTCCGAGTTCCGGAAACGACGCCGCCAGAAGGACCGCCGCGCGATGGGACTGGTCCGGCTGCTGTGGCGCCAGCGCGACGCCCTGTTCCGCCCGCAGTACGGCCTGTACGGTGCGGTCGTCCTGCCGTTCAACTTCTGGGCGACCGTCGTCTCCCCGTGGCTCGTCGCCGGCGGCGTCGCCGTCGCCACGCTCGCGGGGCTCGCGCTCGCCGGGCCCGTCGGGCTCGCAGTCCCGCTGGCGGTGTACGCGTTCGTCCTCGCCGGCTCCCGGGACGCGCTGGGTGACCTCCAGCCCGTCTACTCGTTGTTCGACACCCAGGTGTCGCTGTTCCGGGCGGCGTTGAAGCTGCTCGCGGGCGAGGGTGACGGCACCTGGGAGGTAGACGCGGAGCTGCGGGAGGCGTACGACTGA
- a CDS encoding M48 family metallopeptidase, with protein MVSRTSTDTRGGARTLRVAATLAAALSATVGVAAGLAGLLAPWLAAVLPSGAVGVALLTGLLTVGLVAVQLRYVRRGLLSEVDATVVSRDDYPELHARLTRLAGTADAPVPDLAVVDSAVPNSCSVAGSAAGTVVVSAGLLSELDDEELDAVLAHELAHLRNRDAVVLTLASFLPAVVAGDYSPVSDLGLDDRPAGAQWLLGGAVVAAGYFLAAPSLPAPAWTASSFVAYAGALVGVVVLGGIALGVAATATLFLARELSREREFAADRAAAELTGSPAAVAGALQRLADAGPTATDARRARAAHVAELSLLPFGFERDSSSPETSLFDSFSLDTRAHPPVERRVEALTDTAAARARATPADD; from the coding sequence ATGGTCTCCCGCACTTCGACAGACACTCGCGGCGGTGCTCGGACGCTCCGGGTCGCCGCCACGCTCGCGGCGGCGCTGTCGGCGACGGTCGGCGTCGCCGCCGGGCTCGCCGGCCTGCTGGCGCCGTGGCTGGCGGCCGTGCTCCCGTCCGGCGCCGTCGGTGTCGCACTGCTGACCGGCCTGTTGACCGTCGGGCTCGTCGCCGTCCAGCTCCGGTACGTTCGCCGGGGCCTCCTCTCGGAGGTGGACGCGACGGTCGTCTCGCGCGACGACTACCCCGAACTACACGCCCGGCTCACCCGACTCGCCGGCACCGCGGACGCCCCGGTGCCCGACCTCGCGGTCGTCGACAGCGCCGTCCCCAACAGCTGTTCCGTCGCCGGCTCTGCCGCCGGCACGGTCGTCGTCTCGGCCGGGCTCCTGTCCGAGTTGGACGACGAGGAACTGGACGCCGTGCTCGCACACGAACTGGCGCACCTCCGCAACCGCGACGCGGTCGTCCTGACGCTCGCGTCGTTCCTCCCAGCGGTCGTCGCCGGCGACTACAGCCCCGTGTCGGACCTCGGACTCGACGACCGCCCGGCGGGCGCCCAGTGGCTGTTGGGCGGCGCCGTCGTCGCCGCCGGTTACTTCCTGGCGGCGCCGTCGTTGCCGGCGCCGGCGTGGACCGCCAGTTCGTTCGTCGCCTACGCGGGCGCCTTGGTGGGCGTGGTCGTCCTCGGTGGGATCGCGCTGGGCGTCGCCGCGACCGCGACGTTGTTCCTCGCCCGGGAACTGTCGCGGGAACGCGAGTTCGCCGCCGACCGCGCGGCCGCGGAGCTGACCGGCTCGCCGGCGGCCGTCGCCGGCGCACTCCAACGGCTGGCGGACGCCGGGCCGACAGCGACGGACGCGCGCCGGGCCCGAGCGGCTCACGTCGCCGAGCTGTCGCTGCTCCCGTTCGGCTTCGAGCGCGACTCGTCGTCGCCGGAGACGAGCCTGTTCGACTCCTTCAGCCTGGACACCCGGGCGCACCCGCCCGTCGAGCGACGGGTCGAAGCCCTGACCGACACCGCCGCCGCCCGCGCCCGGGCGACGCCGGCCGACGACTGA
- the thiM gene encoding hydroxyethylthiazole kinase yields MSHPPVDLPDALATVAETAPLVTAVTNRVTVADVAQTVDHWGALPVMSEDEREVDELVAVAGGLLLNVGTITASQEETMLAASEAASDHDVPVVLDPVGAGATDTRDRVSATLADHGVAAICGNYGEITALTGADAEVRGVESVGDYDDIAETAVACARQSDAVVVASGETDVVATTDAAYEVAVGTPEMGEVVGTGCTLGATLAAFLAALPAERGALAATAAFGLAGEAAAAEEFGSVSGPASFQTAMRDAVAGLAATAPDASDRITRVLAPE; encoded by the coding sequence GTGAGCCACCCACCCGTCGACCTCCCGGACGCGCTGGCGACCGTCGCGGAGACGGCGCCGCTCGTGACGGCCGTCACCAACCGCGTCACGGTCGCGGACGTGGCACAGACCGTCGACCACTGGGGTGCGCTCCCGGTGATGTCCGAGGACGAACGCGAGGTGGACGAACTCGTCGCGGTCGCCGGCGGACTCCTGCTCAACGTCGGCACGATCACGGCGAGCCAGGAGGAGACGATGCTCGCGGCCAGCGAGGCGGCGAGCGACCACGACGTCCCGGTCGTGTTGGACCCGGTCGGCGCCGGCGCGACGGACACCCGCGACCGTGTGTCGGCGACGCTGGCCGATCACGGCGTCGCGGCGATCTGTGGCAACTACGGCGAGATAACGGCGCTGACGGGCGCCGACGCCGAGGTGCGGGGGGTGGAGTCCGTCGGCGACTACGACGACATCGCGGAGACGGCAGTCGCCTGCGCCCGCCAGTCCGACGCGGTCGTCGTCGCCTCCGGCGAGACCGACGTGGTCGCCACGACGGACGCGGCCTACGAGGTCGCCGTCGGCACGCCGGAGATGGGTGAGGTGGTCGGGACGGGCTGTACGCTCGGTGCGACCCTGGCGGCGTTCCTGGCGGCGCTGCCGGCCGAACGGGGGGCGCTGGCGGCGACGGCGGCCTTCGGGCTCGCGGGCGAGGCCGCCGCGGCCGAGGAGTTCGGCTCCGTCTCCGGACCGGCGTCGTTCCAGACGGCGATGCGAGACGCCGTCGCCGGGCTCGCGGCGACGGCGCCGGACGCGAGCGACCGGATCACCCGGGTGCTCGCTCCGGAGTAG
- a CDS encoding FAD-dependent oxidoreductase, whose product MEFTATVREVASVGPETVAVELSAPETFDAKPGQFVKLTATVDGESVSRFYTVSSPETAGGFQTTVGVGGGDGDGPDFAGYLAALSAGDELAVAGPFGEEFYEEESRAVVLASGPGVGPAVAIAERAVAADNEAAVVYRDDAPAHEDRLAALREAGAAVTVTDGAVGAAVADAVAGGDGEQAFVYGFDDFVAEAEAALEAAGVDPATAKVENFG is encoded by the coding sequence ATGGAGTTCACTGCAACGGTGCGGGAGGTTGCGTCCGTCGGACCGGAGACGGTCGCGGTGGAACTGTCGGCTCCGGAGACGTTCGACGCGAAGCCCGGGCAGTTCGTCAAGCTGACCGCGACCGTAGACGGCGAGTCGGTCTCGCGGTTCTACACGGTGTCGTCGCCGGAGACGGCCGGCGGCTTCCAGACCACCGTGGGGGTCGGCGGCGGCGACGGCGACGGTCCGGACTTCGCCGGCTACCTCGCGGCGCTGTCGGCGGGCGACGAGCTGGCCGTCGCCGGCCCGTTCGGCGAGGAGTTCTACGAGGAGGAGTCGCGGGCGGTCGTGCTGGCCAGCGGACCGGGCGTCGGCCCGGCCGTCGCCATCGCCGAGCGGGCGGTCGCGGCCGACAACGAGGCGGCGGTCGTCTACCGCGACGACGCGCCGGCCCACGAGGACCGACTGGCGGCGCTGCGGGAGGCCGGCGCCGCCGTGACCGTGACCGACGGCGCCGTCGGCGCGGCCGTCGCCGACGCCGTGGCCGGCGGCGACGGCGAGCAGGCGTTCGTCTACGGCTTCGACGACTTCGTCGCGGAGGCGGAGGCGGCCCTGGAGGCCGCGGGCGTCGACCCGGCGACGGCGAAGGTGGAGAACTTCGGCTGA
- the dgoD gene encoding galactonate dehydratase produces MRVTDYDLYHAPPRWLFLRLETADGLVGWGEPVVEGRARTVETAVEELLETHVVGEDAGRIEDHWQTMYRGGFYRGGPVLLSAIAGIDQALWDLKGKRFGAPVYELLGGPVRDRVQVYQWIGGDRPADVADAAREKVAAGFSAVKMNATAELERLASPAAVEAAADRLAAVREAVGPDVDVAVDLHGRASKPAAKRLVAALEPYDPAFVEEPVGPEQTAELAAVAAHTTTPVAVGERLYSRWDFREVLETGAVDVVQPDVSHAGGITEVQKIAAAAETHDAALAPHCPLGPVALAACVQVDAVAPNATIQEQSLDIHYNETSDVLDYLANPDVFAFDDGFVDLPTGPGLGVEVDETALAAAPEPDWHNPVWRHDDGSLAEW; encoded by the coding sequence GTGCGAGTCACGGACTACGACCTCTACCACGCCCCGCCACGGTGGCTGTTCCTCCGGCTGGAGACTGCAGACGGCCTCGTCGGCTGGGGTGAGCCGGTCGTCGAGGGGCGCGCCCGGACGGTGGAGACGGCCGTCGAGGAGCTGTTGGAGACACACGTCGTCGGCGAGGACGCCGGGCGGATCGAGGACCACTGGCAGACGATGTACCGCGGCGGGTTCTACCGCGGTGGACCGGTCCTGCTGTCGGCGATCGCCGGGATCGACCAGGCGCTGTGGGACCTGAAGGGGAAACGGTTCGGCGCTCCCGTCTACGAACTGCTGGGCGGTCCGGTGCGGGACCGCGTCCAGGTGTACCAGTGGATCGGCGGCGACCGGCCGGCGGACGTCGCCGACGCCGCCCGCGAGAAGGTCGCGGCCGGCTTCTCGGCGGTGAAGATGAACGCGACGGCGGAGCTGGAACGGCTGGCGTCGCCGGCGGCCGTGGAGGCGGCCGCAGACCGACTCGCGGCCGTCCGGGAGGCGGTCGGGCCGGACGTCGACGTGGCGGTCGACCTCCACGGCCGGGCGTCGAAGCCGGCGGCCAAACGGCTCGTCGCCGCCTTAGAGCCGTACGATCCGGCGTTCGTGGAGGAGCCGGTGGGGCCGGAGCAGACGGCCGAACTCGCGGCGGTGGCTGCCCACACCACGACGCCGGTCGCGGTCGGCGAACGGCTGTACAGCCGGTGGGACTTCCGGGAGGTGTTGGAGACGGGCGCCGTCGACGTGGTCCAGCCGGACGTGTCACACGCCGGCGGAATCACGGAGGTGCAGAAGATCGCGGCCGCCGCCGAGACACACGACGCCGCGCTGGCCCCCCACTGCCCGCTCGGACCGGTCGCGCTGGCGGCGTGTGTCCAGGTGGACGCCGTCGCGCCGAACGCGACGATCCAGGAACAGAGCCTGGACATCCACTACAACGAGACGAGCGACGTGTTGGACTACCTCGCGAACCCGGACGTGTTCGCGTTCGACGACGGCTTCGTCGACCTGCCGACCGGTCCCGGGCTGGGGGTCGAGGTGGACGAGACGGCGCTCGCGGCGGCGCCGGAGCCGGACTGGCACAACCCCGTCTGGCGCCACGACGACGGCAGCCTCGCGGAGTGGTAG